The following are encoded together in the Nocardioides thalensis genome:
- a CDS encoding endonuclease/exonuclease/phosphatase family protein has product MRRRTPLVLSTAAALALGGALAATSSPATAHRGPDDGHHRQDPVRFATFNASLNRNAEGQLVADLSTPDNEQAQNVAETIQRVDPDVVLINEFDYAPEAVDLFRDNYLEVSQNGADPVEYPYAFIAPSNTGVPSGFDLNNNGQVSGGDDAFGFGLFPGQYGMVVYSKHPIDAARARTFQHFLWKDMPGALLPDDPATPEPADWYSPEEQEVFRLSSKSHWDLPIRVGRRTVHFLVSHPTPPTFDGAEDRNGTRNHDEIRFWADYVRGGRAASYIYDDEGEYGGLRRGESFVIAGDQNADPLDGDSVDAAIQQLLEHPLVEDPLPTSEGGPEAAVLQGGANATHDGDPAYDTADFNDNPAPGNLRADYVLPARRLKVKGAGVFWPTTDDPLYRLTGSYPPPTSDHRLVWVDVRP; this is encoded by the coding sequence GTGCGTCGTCGTACGCCGCTCGTCCTGTCCACCGCGGCCGCGCTCGCCCTCGGTGGCGCGCTCGCCGCGACCTCGTCGCCCGCCACCGCCCATCGCGGGCCCGACGACGGCCACCACCGTCAGGACCCGGTGCGGTTCGCGACGTTCAACGCCTCCCTCAACCGCAACGCGGAGGGCCAGCTCGTCGCCGACCTGTCGACGCCGGACAACGAGCAGGCGCAGAACGTCGCCGAGACGATCCAGCGGGTCGACCCGGACGTGGTGCTCATCAACGAGTTCGACTACGCACCCGAGGCCGTCGACCTGTTCCGCGACAACTACCTCGAGGTGTCGCAGAACGGCGCGGACCCCGTCGAGTACCCCTACGCGTTCATCGCGCCGTCCAACACCGGCGTGCCGAGCGGCTTCGACCTCAACAACAACGGGCAGGTCTCCGGCGGCGACGACGCGTTCGGCTTCGGGCTCTTCCCGGGCCAGTACGGCATGGTCGTCTACTCCAAGCACCCGATCGACGCCGCCCGGGCGCGCACGTTCCAGCACTTCCTCTGGAAGGACATGCCGGGCGCGCTGCTGCCCGACGACCCGGCCACGCCGGAGCCGGCCGACTGGTACTCACCCGAGGAGCAGGAGGTGTTCCGGCTGTCGTCGAAGTCCCACTGGGACCTGCCGATCCGCGTCGGTCGCCGCACCGTGCACTTCCTCGTCTCGCACCCGACGCCGCCGACGTTCGACGGCGCCGAGGACCGCAACGGCACCCGCAACCACGACGAGATCCGGTTCTGGGCCGACTACGTGCGCGGCGGGCGCGCGGCGTCGTACATCTACGACGACGAGGGCGAGTACGGCGGGCTGCGCCGCGGCGAGAGCTTCGTGATCGCGGGTGACCAGAACGCCGACCCGCTCGACGGCGACTCGGTGGACGCCGCGATCCAGCAGCTGCTCGAGCACCCGCTGGTCGAGGACCCGCTGCCGACGTCGGAGGGTGGGCCGGAGGCCGCCGTGCTCCAGGGCGGCGCCAACGCGACGCACGACGGCGACCCGGCCTACGACACCGCGGACTTCAACGACAACCCGGCGCCGGGCAACCTGCGCGCCGACTACGTCCTCCCCGCGCGCCGACTGAAGGTGAAGGGCGCCGGCGTCTTCTGGCCGACGACCGACGACCCGCTCTACCGGCTCACCGGCAGCTACCCGCCGCCGACCTCGGACCACCGCCTCGTCTGGGTCGACGTACGACCCTGA
- a CDS encoding FAD-dependent oxidoreductase has protein sequence MTRPRVVVAGLGDSGLLTAIHLARHVDVVGVSTKPGLVSGQELGMRLARPEDWVRDYWTSFSRYRRLDGVRTVHGELTGLDVRARTVTVVVADGTSVAEPYDVLVIATGVTNGFWRRPHLQTRDEVAADLRAAHQRLAEAPTVVVVGGGAAAVGTALNLAVRWPDKQVELCFPGDRALPRHHPRVWSHVRRRLVTAGVGLRPGHRAAMPDGFAGDRITEGPVEWSTGQPPLAADAVVWAVGKVRPNTGWIPGSLLDEQGFVRVLPTLQLPGHPEVFAVGDVAATDPLRSSARNRADRLLAANVRALLAGRPLREFQPPRSRWGSVVGPQADGLQVFAPSGRPFRFPAWSVTRVLQPWIVRRGIYGGVRIER, from the coding sequence GTGACCCGGCCCCGTGTCGTCGTGGCGGGGCTCGGGGACAGCGGCCTGCTGACGGCGATCCACCTCGCGCGCCACGTCGACGTCGTCGGGGTCTCGACGAAGCCCGGTCTCGTCAGCGGGCAGGAGCTCGGGATGCGGCTGGCGCGCCCGGAGGACTGGGTGCGGGACTACTGGACGTCGTTCAGCCGCTACCGCAGGCTCGACGGGGTCCGTACCGTCCACGGCGAGCTGACCGGCCTCGACGTCCGAGCGCGCACGGTCACCGTGGTGGTCGCCGACGGGACCAGTGTCGCGGAGCCGTACGACGTGCTCGTGATCGCCACCGGTGTGACCAACGGGTTCTGGCGCCGGCCCCACCTACAGACCCGCGACGAGGTGGCCGCCGACCTCCGTGCCGCGCACCAGCGGCTGGCCGAGGCGCCCACGGTCGTGGTCGTGGGCGGCGGGGCCGCCGCGGTCGGCACCGCTCTCAACCTGGCCGTGCGATGGCCCGACAAGCAGGTGGAGCTCTGCTTCCCCGGCGACCGAGCGCTGCCCCGGCACCACCCCCGCGTGTGGAGTCACGTACGGCGCCGCCTGGTGACTGCCGGCGTCGGCCTGCGCCCGGGCCATCGCGCCGCGATGCCGGACGGGTTCGCGGGCGATCGGATCACCGAGGGGCCGGTGGAGTGGTCGACCGGGCAACCGCCCCTGGCGGCCGACGCCGTGGTCTGGGCCGTCGGCAAGGTGCGGCCCAACACCGGCTGGATCCCGGGGAGCCTGCTCGACGAGCAGGGCTTCGTCCGCGTCCTGCCGACGCTCCAGCTGCCCGGTCACCCGGAGGTCTTCGCGGTCGGCGACGTGGCGGCCACCGACCCGCTCCGGTCCTCGGCGCGCAACCGCGCCGACCGCCTGCTGGCCGCCAACGTCCGGGCCCTCCTCGCGGGCCGGCCGCTGCGCGAGTTCCAGCCGCCCCGCTCGCGGTGGGGCTCGGTCGTGGGCCCGCAGGCCGACGGCCTCCAGGTCTTCGCGCCCTCCGGGCGGCCCTTCCGCTTCCCCGCGTGGTCGGTCACGCGCGTCCTGCAGCCGTGGATCGTCCGGAGGGGGATCTACGGCGGCGTGCGCATCGAGCGCTGA
- a CDS encoding DUF1295 domain-containing protein: MTRTESLLRVAAAYVLAFGVASAWLAWAPDTAWLWLDALVADVLATLVVFAASRWHRNSSFYDAYWSVLPPFLAGYWVLASGGAGDDARTALVLFVVFLWAVRLTANWVITFPGLHHEDWRYPMVREGAGRWELAADLVGIHLVPTFQVFLGLVPAYVALARPGRDVGWLDGIALLVGVGAVAIELVADGQMRRFIRTRPPGGVMDQGLWAWSRHPNYFGEISFWGSLALFGIAASPGDWWWLPVGVVAMVAMFLGASIPMMEKRSLERRPSYQDVIDRVPMLVPRPPRRAVS; encoded by the coding sequence GTGACCAGGACCGAGTCCCTGCTGCGCGTCGCGGCCGCGTACGTCCTCGCCTTCGGCGTGGCGTCCGCCTGGCTCGCGTGGGCGCCCGACACCGCGTGGCTGTGGCTCGACGCGCTCGTCGCCGACGTCCTCGCGACCCTGGTCGTCTTCGCTGCGAGCCGGTGGCACCGCAACTCCAGCTTCTACGACGCCTACTGGAGCGTGCTGCCACCGTTCCTCGCCGGCTACTGGGTCCTCGCGAGCGGGGGAGCCGGCGACGACGCGCGTACGGCGCTGGTGCTGTTCGTGGTGTTCCTCTGGGCCGTGCGGCTCACCGCCAACTGGGTGATCACGTTCCCCGGCCTCCACCACGAGGACTGGCGCTACCCGATGGTGCGGGAGGGTGCCGGCCGGTGGGAGCTGGCGGCCGACCTGGTCGGCATCCACCTGGTGCCGACGTTCCAGGTGTTCCTCGGGCTGGTGCCGGCCTACGTCGCGCTCGCCCGACCCGGCCGCGACGTCGGCTGGCTCGACGGGATCGCCCTGCTGGTCGGGGTGGGTGCCGTCGCCATCGAGCTGGTCGCCGACGGGCAGATGCGGCGGTTCATCCGGACCCGTCCGCCCGGCGGGGTGATGGACCAGGGCCTGTGGGCCTGGTCGCGCCACCCCAACTACTTCGGTGAGATCAGCTTCTGGGGCTCGCTCGCGTTGTTCGGGATCGCCGCGTCGCCGGGCGACTGGTGGTGGCTCCCGGTCGGGGTCGTCGCGATGGTGGCGATGTTCCTCGGCGCCAGCATCCCGATGATGGAGAAGCGCAGCCTCGAGCGGCGGCCGTCGTACCAGGACGTCATCGACCGGGTGCCGATGCTGGTGCCGCGTCCACCGCGCCGGGCGGTCTCGTGA
- a CDS encoding MarR family winged helix-turn-helix transcriptional regulator gives MTDPGPAASSTAFAWGDTHLQQGWRGIVLGAALLIDKLDEDLRRLHKITFEEYVALVVLSESPDGMCAGNLAVGKAVHPSRLTRLVTHMQLAGWISRDSHAGRGTDAWVRITPKGRALVERAAPDHVASIHANVIDLVHRDDFLAVARLFSHVTDALVARHPELDVRGGLTTAG, from the coding sequence ATGACGGATCCCGGCCCGGCCGCGAGCAGCACGGCGTTCGCGTGGGGCGACACCCACCTCCAGCAGGGCTGGCGAGGCATCGTCCTCGGCGCCGCGCTCCTCATCGACAAGCTCGACGAGGACCTGCGTCGCCTGCACAAGATCACGTTCGAGGAGTACGTCGCGCTCGTCGTCCTGAGCGAGAGCCCCGACGGCATGTGCGCCGGGAACCTCGCGGTGGGCAAGGCGGTCCACCCGAGCCGGCTGACCCGGCTGGTCACCCACATGCAGCTCGCGGGCTGGATCAGCCGCGACTCCCACGCCGGCCGGGGCACGGACGCCTGGGTGCGCATCACCCCGAAGGGCCGAGCCCTGGTCGAGCGGGCCGCTCCCGACCACGTCGCGAGCATCCACGCCAACGTCATCGACCTCGTCCACCGTGACGACTTCCTCGCCGTCGCGCGGTTGTTCAGCCACGTCACGGACGCGCTCGTCGCCCGGCACCCGGAGCTCGACGTGCGCGGCGGGCTCACGACCGCGGGCTGA
- a CDS encoding CehA/McbA family metallohydrolase has translation MCDHHLPRLDRRALLAAGAGATAAVVVPPTLTTPAAAGAVPTSYHFAGRFGGVQAPWHYLPFEVPTGVQAIDVSYDFQPLETGLGFTANVVDIGIFDQDGTALGSAAGFRGWSGGARRSFRVATDSATPGYLAGPIEPGEWRVALGPFAVVPPGVDWTVDVTLTYGAATPAPEPTPPPRAVVGTGEGWYRGDLHLHTVHSDGRHTQASLVALAREAGLDFIGSSEHNTSSAPLTWGAHVSDAEPPLVVCGEEVTTRNGHWIAAGVPAGTWIDWRYTDRATLARFTQQVQGLGGLAVACHPWAPTPGSTWGFGLDLKGMDAVELWNGPWTADDQVAVVQWHTWLTTGRFVPAVGSSDSHHTGQVVGKPHTVVRASTLSVPAIVDGLRGGRSWLAESSAVGLTFEASADGRTATCGERLGARGGQLVPVRLEVTGAPRCVAQVLGPLAPLGGALTDDTGRAIVTVTVPTALAPWVRAEVRRLDTPFEVNPLEGVPALQMVALTNPIRLTGSWAARA, from the coding sequence ATGTGTGACCACCATCTCCCCCGGCTCGACCGGCGCGCGCTCCTCGCCGCCGGCGCCGGCGCGACGGCCGCGGTCGTCGTACCCCCGACCCTGACGACGCCCGCCGCAGCGGGCGCCGTGCCGACGTCGTACCACTTCGCCGGCCGGTTCGGCGGCGTCCAGGCGCCGTGGCACTACCTGCCCTTCGAGGTGCCGACGGGGGTGCAGGCCATCGACGTCTCCTACGACTTCCAGCCCCTCGAGACCGGGCTCGGGTTCACCGCGAACGTCGTCGACATCGGGATCTTCGACCAGGACGGCACGGCGCTCGGGAGCGCCGCCGGCTTCCGCGGCTGGTCGGGCGGCGCACGGCGCAGCTTCCGGGTCGCCACCGACAGCGCGACGCCCGGCTACCTCGCCGGACCGATCGAGCCGGGCGAGTGGCGGGTCGCGCTCGGGCCGTTCGCGGTGGTGCCGCCCGGGGTCGACTGGACCGTCGACGTCACCCTGACGTACGGCGCCGCGACGCCCGCGCCGGAGCCGACACCGCCGCCGCGGGCCGTCGTCGGCACCGGCGAGGGCTGGTACCGCGGCGACCTCCATCTGCACACCGTCCACTCCGACGGCCGCCACACCCAGGCGTCGCTGGTCGCCCTCGCCCGCGAGGCAGGGCTCGACTTCATCGGCTCCTCCGAGCACAACACGTCGTCGGCGCCGCTGACGTGGGGCGCCCACGTCAGCGACGCCGAGCCGCCTCTCGTCGTCTGCGGTGAGGAGGTCACGACGCGCAACGGGCACTGGATCGCGGCCGGCGTACCCGCCGGCACCTGGATCGACTGGCGCTACACGGACCGCGCGACGCTCGCGCGGTTCACCCAACAGGTGCAGGGCCTGGGCGGGCTGGCGGTCGCGTGCCACCCGTGGGCGCCGACGCCCGGCAGCACCTGGGGCTTCGGCCTCGACCTCAAGGGCATGGACGCCGTCGAGCTCTGGAACGGCCCGTGGACCGCCGACGACCAGGTGGCCGTCGTGCAGTGGCACACGTGGCTGACGACGGGCCGCTTCGTGCCGGCGGTCGGCAGCTCCGACTCGCACCACACCGGCCAGGTGGTGGGCAAGCCGCACACGGTGGTCAGGGCCTCGACGCTGTCGGTGCCCGCGATCGTCGACGGCTTGCGTGGCGGTCGTTCGTGGCTCGCCGAGTCGTCAGCGGTCGGCCTCACGTTCGAGGCGTCGGCCGACGGGCGCACGGCCACGTGCGGCGAGCGGCTCGGCGCGCGCGGCGGCCAGCTGGTGCCGGTGCGGCTCGAGGTGACGGGCGCGCCGCGGTGCGTCGCGCAGGTGCTCGGGCCGCTCGCCCCGCTCGGCGGCGCGCTGACCGACGACACCGGCCGCGCAATCGTGACGGTCACGGTGCCCACCGCGCTGGCGCCATGGGTCCGAGCGGAGGTACGGCGCCTCGACACCCCGTTCGAGGTCAACCCGCTCGAGGGCGTGCCCGCGCTGCAGATGGTCGCGCTGACCAACCCGATCCGGCTCACCGGCTCCTGGGCGGCGCGGGCCTGA
- a CDS encoding MEDS domain-containing protein, with protein MSVAQRDVVHDVLFSEDDDELAGVAGERLAAALAAGQSAIVIATPSHQHVFAERVAAAGIDDAAAVTDGTLLMLDAAATLDLLRPDGAFDPSAFDEVVGSLVRERVARGPVFAFGEMVALLFDAGRPQEAIELESAWNELLRETGADLLCAYPGVLLEDPQHAVHIGSVCGMHGGVVADAVFRRQWQLEGERSSGSEARRLVANALRSRGVEEAAFYETLSVVTELVLNAVEHARTPLSLEVVIDDAHVCVRVGDGSPHPPVVREPGPRKVNVQRGLKLVAGLAARWGFEPAGAGKVVWADVAR; from the coding sequence GTGAGCGTGGCCCAGCGGGACGTCGTGCACGACGTCCTGTTCTCGGAAGATGACGACGAGCTGGCCGGCGTGGCCGGCGAGCGGCTCGCCGCAGCGCTCGCGGCCGGACAGTCAGCGATCGTCATCGCGACGCCCTCGCACCAGCACGTGTTCGCCGAGCGGGTGGCGGCCGCGGGCATCGACGACGCGGCTGCCGTGACGGACGGCACCCTGCTGATGCTCGACGCCGCCGCGACGCTCGACCTGCTCCGGCCCGACGGCGCGTTCGACCCGAGCGCCTTCGACGAGGTCGTCGGCAGCCTGGTCCGGGAGCGGGTGGCTCGCGGCCCGGTCTTCGCGTTCGGCGAGATGGTGGCGCTCCTCTTCGACGCCGGGCGGCCGCAGGAGGCGATCGAGCTCGAGTCCGCGTGGAACGAGCTGCTCCGGGAGACCGGGGCCGACCTGCTCTGCGCCTACCCGGGCGTGCTCCTGGAGGATCCGCAGCACGCGGTCCACATCGGCTCGGTCTGCGGCATGCACGGCGGCGTCGTCGCCGACGCCGTCTTCCGGCGCCAGTGGCAGCTCGAGGGCGAGCGCTCCAGCGGGTCGGAGGCACGGCGCCTGGTGGCGAACGCCCTGCGCTCCCGCGGCGTCGAGGAGGCCGCCTTCTACGAGACGCTCAGCGTCGTCACCGAGCTGGTCCTCAACGCGGTCGAGCACGCCCGTACCCCCCTGTCGCTCGAGGTGGTCATCGACGACGCCCACGTCTGCGTGCGCGTCGGCGACGGAAGCCCGCACCCACCCGTCGTACGTGAGCCGGGTCCGCGCAAGGTCAACGTCCAGCGCGGGCTCAAGCTCGTCGCAGGGCTGGCCGCCCGGTGGGGGTTCGAGCCCGCTGGCGCCGGCAAGGTCGTCTGGGCCGACGTGGCGCGCTGA
- the guaA gene encoding glutamine-hydrolyzing GMP synthase — MTAAPEHDLVLVVDFGAQYAQLIARRVREARVYSEIVPHTMPVEEMLARGPKAIILSGGPSSVYADDAPGIDDAIFDAGTPVFGMCYGFQLMAQGLGGTVAATGSREYGRTPVSVGEAGTLLADIPAQHSVWMSHGDSVTEAPDGFAVLASTEGTPVAAFESTARRMAGVQWHPEVLHSEHGQRVLEHFLLDIAGCRPTWTMVNIVEEQIERIRAQIGDRGKAICGLSGGVDSAVAAAIVQRAIGDRLTCVYVDHGLMRKGETEQVERDFVAATGANLVVVDAEKRFLDALSGITDPEEKRKTIGREFIRVFEQAEADVLGDAVTGEDADKVAFLVQGTLYPDVVESGGGAGTSNIKSHHNVGGLPDDLEFELVEPLRTLFKDEVRMVGEQLGLPADIVWRQPFPGPGLGIRIIGEVTRERLDILREADAIAREELTRAGLDRDIWQMPVVLLADVRSVGVQGDGRTYGHPVVLRPVTSEDAMTADWARLPYEVMERISTRITNEVAEVNRVAIDITSKPPGTIEWE; from the coding sequence ATGACGGCCGCTCCTGAGCACGACCTGGTCCTCGTCGTCGACTTCGGGGCCCAGTACGCCCAACTCATCGCCCGACGGGTGCGCGAAGCGCGGGTCTACTCCGAGATCGTGCCGCACACGATGCCCGTCGAGGAGATGCTCGCCCGCGGCCCCAAGGCGATCATCCTGTCCGGTGGGCCGTCGTCGGTCTACGCCGACGACGCTCCGGGCATCGACGACGCGATCTTCGACGCCGGCACCCCGGTCTTCGGCATGTGCTACGGCTTCCAGCTGATGGCGCAGGGGCTCGGCGGCACGGTCGCCGCGACGGGGTCCCGTGAGTACGGCCGCACGCCGGTGAGCGTCGGCGAGGCGGGCACCCTGCTCGCCGACATCCCCGCGCAGCACTCGGTCTGGATGTCCCACGGGGACTCGGTCACCGAGGCACCCGACGGGTTCGCGGTGCTCGCGTCGACCGAGGGCACGCCGGTGGCGGCGTTCGAGTCGACCGCGCGTCGGATGGCGGGCGTCCAGTGGCACCCGGAGGTGCTGCACTCCGAGCACGGGCAGCGGGTCCTCGAGCACTTCCTGCTCGACATCGCCGGCTGCCGGCCGACCTGGACCATGGTCAACATCGTCGAGGAGCAAATCGAGAGGATCCGCGCCCAGATCGGTGACCGCGGCAAGGCGATCTGTGGGCTCTCCGGCGGCGTCGACTCCGCCGTCGCGGCGGCGATCGTGCAGCGCGCGATCGGCGACCGGCTGACCTGCGTGTACGTCGATCACGGGCTGATGCGCAAGGGCGAGACCGAGCAGGTGGAGCGCGACTTCGTCGCCGCGACCGGCGCCAACCTGGTCGTCGTCGACGCTGAGAAGCGCTTCCTCGACGCGCTCTCCGGGATCACCGACCCCGAGGAAAAGCGCAAGACGATCGGACGCGAGTTCATCCGCGTCTTCGAGCAGGCGGAGGCCGACGTCCTGGGCGACGCGGTGACCGGCGAGGACGCCGACAAGGTCGCGTTCCTGGTCCAGGGCACGCTCTATCCCGACGTCGTCGAGTCGGGCGGGGGAGCGGGCACCTCCAACATCAAGTCCCACCACAACGTCGGCGGCCTGCCCGACGACCTGGAGTTCGAGCTCGTCGAGCCGCTGCGCACCCTCTTCAAGGACGAGGTGCGCATGGTCGGCGAGCAGCTGGGCCTCCCGGCCGACATCGTCTGGCGCCAGCCGTTCCCCGGCCCCGGCCTCGGCATCCGGATCATCGGCGAGGTCACCCGCGAGCGGCTCGACATCCTGCGCGAGGCCGACGCGATCGCCCGCGAGGAGCTCACCCGCGCCGGCCTCGACCGCGACATCTGGCAGATGCCGGTCGTGCTGCTGGCCGACGTGCGCTCGGTCGGCGTCCAGGGCGACGGCCGCACCTACGGCCACCCGGTCGTGCTGCGGCCGGTCACGTCCGAGGACGCGATGACCGCCGACTGGGCCCGCCTGCCCTATGAGGTGATGGAGCGGATCTCCACCCGCATCACCAACGAGGTCGCCGAGGTCAACCGGGTGGCGATCGACATCACGTCGAAGCCGCCGGGCACCATCGAGTGGGAGTAG
- a CDS encoding GMC oxidoreductase has protein sequence MSEGAFDYDVLVIGSGFGGSVSALRLTEKGYKVGVLEAGARFTDADFPKHGADAKKFLFQPALGLYGIQRIDVVNDCFILAGAGVGGGSLVYANTLYEPLEPFYKDPSWAHITDWKSELAPYYDQAKRMLGVTEYAQMTPADEVIKKVADEMGVGETFHPTPVGVFFGGPDQPPGTEVDDPFFGGAGPRRNTCLNCGECMTGCRHNAKNTLVKNYLYLAEQNGAVVHPLTTVTDVRPLPDGGYEVTARWTKAKASRRTAVKTFRTEQVVFAAASLGTQRLLHRLKAEGSLPDLSDRLGYLTRTNSEAILWATAADDSVDWTEGVAITSSFHPDEHTHIEPVRYGKGASVMPLMATVLVDELENEPRALTWVKEVWKGRRSLKSLYSLNSWSRRTVVALVMQTLDNSITTVWRQRGPISYMSSQQGHGAPNPTYIPVAYDAVRRMARFMKTTSVFGSVGEPLGRPLTAHFIGGATIGDSPDTGVIDPYQRVYNYPGLHVADGSAISANLGVNPSLTITAQAERAMSFWPNKGEVDTRPDLGAAYRRLEPVAPKAPVVPDDAPAALRLPIVGVS, from the coding sequence ATGAGCGAGGGGGCTTTCGATTACGACGTCCTCGTCATCGGATCCGGATTCGGTGGCTCGGTCTCCGCGCTGCGGCTGACCGAGAAGGGCTACAAGGTCGGCGTCCTCGAGGCCGGCGCCCGGTTCACCGATGCCGACTTCCCGAAGCACGGCGCCGACGCGAAGAAGTTCCTGTTCCAGCCCGCCCTCGGCCTCTACGGGATCCAGCGCATCGACGTGGTCAACGACTGCTTCATCCTGGCCGGTGCCGGCGTGGGTGGCGGCTCGCTCGTCTACGCCAACACGCTGTACGAGCCGCTCGAGCCGTTCTACAAGGACCCGTCCTGGGCGCACATCACCGACTGGAAGTCCGAGCTGGCGCCGTACTACGACCAGGCCAAGCGGATGCTCGGCGTCACCGAGTACGCCCAGATGACGCCCGCCGACGAGGTCATCAAGAAGGTTGCCGACGAGATGGGTGTCGGCGAGACGTTCCACCCGACGCCGGTCGGCGTCTTCTTCGGCGGCCCCGACCAGCCCCCGGGCACCGAGGTCGACGACCCGTTCTTCGGCGGCGCCGGGCCCCGCCGCAACACCTGCCTCAACTGCGGCGAGTGCATGACCGGCTGCCGCCACAACGCCAAGAACACACTGGTCAAGAACTACCTCTACCTCGCCGAGCAGAACGGCGCCGTGGTCCATCCGCTGACGACGGTCACCGACGTGCGCCCGCTGCCCGACGGCGGCTACGAGGTCACCGCACGGTGGACCAAGGCCAAGGCGAGCCGTCGGACGGCGGTCAAGACCTTCCGCACCGAGCAGGTCGTCTTCGCGGCCGCCTCCCTCGGCACCCAGCGCCTGCTCCACCGGCTCAAGGCCGAGGGCTCGCTGCCCGATCTGTCCGACCGCCTGGGCTACCTGACGCGCACCAACTCCGAGGCGATCCTCTGGGCGACGGCGGCCGACGACTCGGTCGACTGGACCGAGGGCGTCGCCATCACCTCCTCGTTCCACCCTGACGAGCACACCCACATCGAGCCGGTGCGGTACGGCAAGGGCGCGAGCGTGATGCCCCTGATGGCGACCGTCCTCGTCGACGAGCTGGAGAACGAGCCACGCGCGCTGACCTGGGTCAAGGAGGTCTGGAAGGGGCGGCGCAGCCTCAAGAGCCTCTACAGCCTCAACAGCTGGTCGCGGCGCACGGTCGTCGCGCTGGTGATGCAGACGCTCGACAACTCGATCACGACGGTGTGGCGCCAGCGGGGGCCGATCAGCTACATGTCCTCGCAGCAGGGCCACGGCGCGCCCAACCCGACGTACATTCCCGTCGCCTATGACGCCGTGCGGCGGATGGCGCGGTTCATGAAGACCACGTCCGTGTTCGGAAGCGTCGGCGAGCCCCTCGGTCGCCCGCTGACGGCCCACTTCATCGGCGGCGCGACGATCGGCGACAGTCCCGACACGGGCGTGATCGACCCCTACCAGCGGGTCTACAACTACCCGGGACTGCACGTCGCGGACGGATCGGCGATCTCGGCCAACCTGGGCGTCAACCCGTCGCTGACCATCACCGCGCAGGCGGAGCGCGCGATGTCGTTCTGGCCCAACAAGGGCGAGGTCGACACCCGTCCCGACCTCGGTGCTGCCTACCGCCGCCTCGAGCCGGTGGCGCCGAAGGCGCCCGTCGTACCCGATGACGCGCCAGCCGCGCTCCGGCTCCCGATCGTCGGCGTCTCCTGA